The Prochlorothrix hollandica PCC 9006 = CALU 1027 genome includes a region encoding these proteins:
- a CDS encoding ISAs1 family transposase, which produces MSSKVSSVSFESELEQLSPHRLKESLESGFERLPDPRRRPYRCKHPLLSVIGIAVLTIIAGGKGWEDMQLYGQCKREWLSKCLDLSEGVPSADTFRRVFECLHAGLWEEAFRCWVQGLTQGQPLDVIAIDGKTLRGSYDREQETPALHLVSAWSSQHQIVLAQEAVDEKSNEITAIPIILESLELKGTVVTLDAMGTQKTIAAQIAEAQGDYILSLKANHPTLFKQVQAFFETANAYKGLPEPLQFKVEGGHHRRDTRQVWAFSLHDLPPLHEAHLWPNLSSIVVVRRQRLLWNRSTEEVQFYLSSLPADSPRIAPAIRSHWGIENSLHWVLDVNFGEDDCRVRSLHATRNLALIRRYALNILRSDTTVKGSLRQKSKRAAMDDSYMTSLITQAFSQTPAS; this is translated from the coding sequence ATGTCCAGCAAAGTCAGTTCAGTGTCCTTCGAGAGCGAGTTAGAACAGCTCAGTCCTCACCGTCTCAAAGAGAGCTTGGAAAGTGGATTTGAGAGGTTACCGGATCCCCGTCGTCGTCCCTACCGGTGTAAGCACCCGCTCTTGAGCGTGATTGGGATCGCAGTCCTGACCATCATTGCGGGAGGGAAAGGATGGGAAGATATGCAGTTGTATGGTCAGTGTAAGAGAGAGTGGTTATCCAAGTGTCTAGACCTGTCCGAGGGGGTTCCCAGCGCAGACACGTTTCGTCGAGTCTTTGAGTGTCTGCATGCTGGGTTGTGGGAGGAGGCATTCCGCTGTTGGGTCCAGGGACTGACCCAAGGACAGCCGCTAGACGTAATCGCCATAGATGGCAAAACCCTCAGAGGGTCTTATGACCGAGAGCAGGAGACCCCAGCCCTGCATCTGGTCAGTGCCTGGTCGAGCCAGCATCAAATCGTCTTGGCCCAAGAGGCAGTAGACGAGAAGTCTAACGAAATAACGGCAATTCCAATTATTTTGGAGAGTTTAGAGCTAAAAGGAACTGTGGTTACCCTGGATGCCATGGGAACCCAGAAGACTATTGCCGCTCAGATTGCGGAGGCTCAGGGCGACTACATTCTCAGTCTCAAAGCCAACCATCCGACTCTATTTAAACAAGTTCAGGCTTTCTTTGAGACGGCTAACGCCTACAAAGGCTTACCAGAACCCTTGCAGTTTAAGGTTGAAGGTGGGCATCACCGTCGTGACACACGACAGGTCTGGGCCTTTTCGCTCCACGACTTGCCCCCCTTGCATGAAGCCCATCTGTGGCCGAATCTGTCGTCCATCGTTGTCGTCCGACGACAGCGACTGCTTTGGAACCGTTCCACCGAGGAGGTTCAGTTTTACCTCTCCAGCTTGCCTGCGGACTCCCCTCGCATCGCCCCCGCGATCCGGTCTCATTGGGGCATTGAAAACTCTCTCCATTGGGTTTTAGATGTCAATTTTGGCGAAGATGATTGTCGCGTTCGCTCCCTCCATGCGACTCGTAATCTCGCTCTCATTCGACGCTATGCCCTCAATATTCTGCGCAGTGACACCACTGTGAAGGGGAGCTTGCGACAGAAAAGTAAGCGAGCAGCTATGGATGATTCCTATATGACCTCCTTGATCACTCAAGCTTTCTCCCAGACCCCAGCATCCTAG
- a CDS encoding Uma2 family endonuclease, with protein sequence MLITDPQAQRRPLPSPEELPCSDDTPVDNEDQNLLPNLLLTTLYRIWQQRQDWFFAVDMALYHTAGANPRVPIVPDAFLSLGVERKKNGKSRRSYAVWAEGGVVPSFVLEMVSFQAREEYGEKLHLYAKLGVLYYVVYNPEFWQRDHHDPLEVYRLEGGGYQRQSGEPVWMPEIGLGIGRATQTYLGMEQEMLLWCDDTGRVHAPPEFSREELLREQRRATAAEHQAQKLAAYLRSLGIEPDNLPNADDRP encoded by the coding sequence ATGTTGATCACTGATCCCCAAGCCCAACGCCGCCCCCTTCCCTCTCCTGAGGAGCTACCCTGTTCCGACGATACCCCCGTGGACAACGAAGACCAAAACCTGCTGCCCAACCTCCTGCTGACCACCCTCTATCGCATCTGGCAACAGCGCCAGGACTGGTTCTTTGCCGTCGATATGGCCCTCTACCACACCGCAGGGGCTAATCCCAGGGTTCCCATTGTGCCCGATGCCTTCCTCAGTCTGGGGGTGGAACGGAAAAAGAACGGCAAGTCCCGCCGGAGCTATGCGGTCTGGGCTGAGGGGGGCGTAGTTCCCAGTTTTGTGCTGGAAATGGTATCGTTCCAAGCCCGGGAGGAATATGGGGAGAAACTCCACCTCTACGCCAAGCTGGGGGTTCTCTATTACGTGGTCTATAACCCTGAGTTTTGGCAACGGGATCACCATGACCCCTTGGAGGTCTACCGTCTGGAGGGCGGAGGGTATCAACGCCAAAGCGGGGAACCCGTCTGGATGCCGGAAATTGGCCTAGGCATTGGTCGCGCTACCCAGACTTATTTAGGCATGGAGCAGGAAATGCTGCTGTGGTGTGACGACACCGGACGAGTCCACGCCCCCCCAGAGTTCAGTCGGGAGGAGTTGCTGCGGGAACAACGGCGGGCAACGGCGGCAGAACACCAGGCCCAAAAGCTAGCCGCCTATCTGCGATCCCTGGGCATTGAACCCGATAATCTGCCCAATGCGGACGATCGCCCTTAA
- a CDS encoding Uma2 family endonuclease: MLITDPQAQRRPLPSPEELPCSDDTPVDNEDQNLLPNLLLTTLYRIWQQRQDWFFAVDMALYHTAGANPRVPIVPDAFLSLGVERKKNGKSRRSYAVWAEGGVVPSFVLEMVSFQAREEYGEKFHLYAKLGVLYYVVYNPEFWQRDHHDPLEVYRLEGGGYQRQSGEPVWMPEIGLGIGRATQAYLGMEQEMLLWCDDTGRVHAPPEVSREELLREQRRSQRERLRADQEQRRATAAEHQAQKLADYLRSLGVDPDNLPNSDSNP; encoded by the coding sequence ATGCTGATCACTGATCCCCAAGCCCAACGCCGCCCCCTTCCGTCTCCTGAGGAGCTACCCTGTTCCGACGATACCCCCGTAGATAACGAAGACCAAAACCTGCTGCCCAACCTCCTGCTGACCACCCTCTATCGCATCTGGCAACAGCGCCAGGACTGGTTCTTTGCCGTCGATATGGCCCTCTACCACACCGCAGGGGCTAACCCCAGGGTTCCCATTGTGCCCGATGCCTTCCTTAGCCTGGGGGTGGAACGGAAAAAGAACGGCAAGTCCCGCCGGAGCTATGCGGTCTGGGCTGAGGGGGGCGTAGTTCCCAGTTTTGTGCTGGAGATGGTGTCGTTCCAAGCCCGGGAGGAATATGGCGAAAAGTTCCACCTCTACGCCAAGCTGGGGGTTCTCTATTACGTGGTCTATAACCCTGAGTTTTGGCAACGGGATCACCATGACCCCTTGGAGGTCTACCGTTTGGAGGGCGGAGGGTATCAACGCCAAAGCGGGGAACCCGTCTGGATGCCGGAAATTGGCCTAGGCATTGGTCGCGCTACCCAGGCTTATTTAGGCATGGAGCAGGAAATGCTGCTGTGGTGTGACGACACCGGACGAGTCCACGCCCCCCCAGAGGTCAGTCGGGAGGAGTTGCTGCGGGAACAACGGCGATCGCAGCGGGAACGGCTACGGGCTGATCAAGAACAACGGCGGGCAACGGCGGCAGAACACCAGGCCCAGAAGCTGGCAGACTACCTACGCTCCCTGGGAGTTGACCCCGATAATCTACCAAATTCGGATAGTAACCCTTAA
- the cobA gene encoding uroporphyrinogen-III C-methyltransferase, giving the protein MDLFVNPEAAVNPETVVNPEPSRGKVYLVGAGPGELRHLTLAAQDCLRQGEVLVYDALADDRLHSLVSPTCQLIQVGKRGGQPSTPQAEINALLVDHCRRGQQVVRLKSGDPFIFGRALAEIQALTGANCAFEVIPGLSSALTAPLLAGIPLTDPVLSRGFGVFTAHDPDALNWAAIAAIDTLVFLMGGQQLEEIIRQLLRHHRSQHTPIALIRWASQPQQQVWTGTLLTLVQTLGRTPRSPCVIVVGEVVRLREFMGG; this is encoded by the coding sequence TTGGACTTGTTTGTGAACCCAGAAGCCGCCGTTAATCCTGAAACCGTCGTTAACCCTGAACCGAGCCGGGGCAAAGTCTACCTGGTGGGAGCCGGACCGGGGGAACTGCGGCACCTGACCCTAGCGGCCCAGGACTGCCTGCGCCAGGGGGAGGTGTTGGTGTACGATGCCCTCGCCGACGATCGCCTCCACAGCCTAGTCTCCCCCACCTGCCAGTTAATCCAGGTCGGCAAACGGGGGGGACAGCCCAGCACCCCCCAAGCGGAGATCAACGCCCTGCTGGTGGACCACTGCCGCCGGGGTCAGCAGGTAGTCCGGCTTAAAAGTGGTGATCCCTTTATCTTTGGCCGTGCCCTGGCGGAAATCCAAGCCTTAACCGGTGCAAACTGTGCTTTTGAGGTCATTCCGGGGCTATCCTCCGCCCTGACTGCCCCCCTGCTGGCGGGGATTCCCCTGACGGATCCGGTGCTGAGTCGGGGCTTCGGAGTCTTCACCGCCCATGATCCCGATGCCTTAAATTGGGCCGCGATCGCCGCCATCGACACCCTAGTATTTTTAATGGGGGGGCAACAACTGGAGGAAATCATTCGCCAACTGCTGCGCCACCACCGATCCCAGCACACCCCCATCGCCCTGATCCGCTGGGCCAGCCAACCCCAACAGCAGGTGTGGACCGGCACCCTGTTAACCCTGGTGCAAACCCTAGGCCGCACCCCCCGATCGCCCTGCGTGATTGTGGTGGGGGAAGTGGTGCGATTGCGGGAGTTTATGGGGGGATAA
- a CDS encoding uroporphyrinogen-III synthase — protein MLPLNPHTILVTRSASQSPQFRQLLEAQGSTVLEMPALTIGPPSSWAALDQALDRIQEFQWLILTSANGVTAWFERLAAQGITLDQCPSLKIAVVGQKTAAVLQRYGKTPDFIPPDFVADSLVSHFPEPLRDQSVLFPRVETGGRTLLAEEFRQQGSTVTEVPAYESRCPSHLEPPIAAALAQGRVTVVTFASSKTVTYFNQLITAQFGESAGDLLRGMAIASIGPQTSHTCRDLWNRVDIEAQDYTLEGLTAAIVAWAMATPTRSTGLI, from the coding sequence ATGCTGCCCCTAAACCCCCACACCATTCTCGTCACCCGATCGGCCAGTCAATCCCCCCAGTTCCGCCAACTCCTGGAAGCCCAAGGGTCCACAGTGCTGGAGATGCCCGCCCTGACCATTGGTCCTCCCTCCAGTTGGGCCGCCTTGGATCAAGCCCTCGATCGCATCCAGGAGTTTCAGTGGCTGATCCTCACCTCCGCCAATGGGGTCACTGCCTGGTTTGAGCGCTTAGCAGCCCAGGGCATCACCTTGGATCAGTGTCCATCCCTCAAAATCGCTGTCGTGGGCCAAAAAACCGCCGCTGTACTCCAGCGTTACGGCAAAACCCCCGATTTTATTCCCCCAGACTTCGTGGCAGATTCCCTAGTCAGCCATTTCCCCGAACCCTTACGGGACCAGTCGGTCCTGTTTCCCCGGGTGGAGACAGGGGGCCGCACCCTCTTGGCCGAGGAATTTCGCCAGCAGGGGTCCACGGTGACGGAGGTGCCCGCCTATGAGTCCCGCTGTCCCAGCCACCTGGAACCCCCCATTGCTGCCGCCTTGGCCCAGGGCCGAGTTACGGTGGTGACCTTTGCCAGTTCCAAAACGGTGACCTATTTTAACCAGTTGATCACAGCCCAGTTTGGGGAGTCGGCGGGGGACTTGCTCCGGGGCATGGCGATCGCCTCGATCGGTCCCCAAACCTCCCACACCTGCCGGGATCTGTGGAACCGGGTGGACATAGAGGCCCAAGACTACACCTTGGAGGGACTGACGGCGGCGATCGTTGCCTGGGCGATGGCCACACCAACGCGATCGACCGGATTGATCTAG
- a CDS encoding TIGR03032 family protein, whose product MNSTSDPRHIQILDTVTAQLQLQISDHFGDWLQQEQISFAFTTYQTNRLMLVGSKPQGRITINERLFDKPMGLFIQGETLYMSTRYQIWQLENRLAAGEIYQDCDRLYVPSISYTTGNLNVHDVVLDATGKLLFVNTDFSCLGTLQPPYHFAPVWHPPFINKLAAEDRCHLNGLAMVDGQPIYMTACSATNNPAGWRAHRHQGGILLHLPSREIIATGLSMPHSPRWYQGKLWLLNSGTGELGYLDQEQFIPLTFCPGFVRGLAFWKDYAFVGLSKLRSSNFTGLALEDRLTQEGTVAQCGLMVIDLRTGDIIHRLMLEGVVEELFDVVVLPAVLRPRALGFQDEDIERLITFPGSLGLITTKPTVKRPSLGPVAPIAGLPTKERVAQENEAARMLEALEVRSTLGSKLDSVEIKFQRVYHLNPESLEPYDGMTFPRLQQRWQHQPQRGEVIGVSASVLGEMIGFIIAELLPDSKAEIISFFVDPGYRQGGVGTKMLAFLEREIESQKFDQITLVYPPSPLAEKALTAMFRKLGWSLPRDHFDGLKSSQKVLSPKNSAVDAPAKLKFEEGKQKVKEQNLEQAIVSFQSAIALQPDYIAAYNQLGNVLQLLGRSEEAIGAYQTILEINPNVAVAHCNLGSIRQMQGKVAEAIAAYQRAIQLKPDFTLAHRNLSGLLASQGNLPKPGNNFTT is encoded by the coding sequence ATGAATTCTACCTCAGACCCTCGCCATATTCAGATCTTAGATACCGTCACTGCCCAACTGCAACTTCAGATTTCCGACCATTTCGGAGACTGGTTACAGCAAGAGCAGATTAGCTTTGCCTTTACCACCTATCAAACCAATCGCCTGATGTTGGTGGGGAGTAAACCCCAGGGCAGAATTACCATTAACGAACGCCTCTTTGATAAGCCAATGGGGCTATTTATCCAAGGGGAAACCCTGTACATGAGTACTCGGTATCAAATTTGGCAACTGGAAAACCGCTTAGCAGCCGGAGAAATCTATCAGGACTGCGATCGCCTCTATGTACCGAGCATCAGTTACACCACGGGTAATCTAAATGTTCATGATGTAGTCCTGGATGCCACGGGTAAATTGTTATTTGTCAACACAGATTTTAGTTGTTTAGGAACTCTACAGCCTCCCTATCATTTTGCACCAGTGTGGCACCCCCCATTTATTAACAAGCTGGCAGCGGAAGATCGCTGTCACCTCAACGGATTGGCCATGGTGGATGGTCAACCCATCTACATGACCGCTTGTAGTGCTACCAATAATCCAGCCGGTTGGCGGGCGCATCGACACCAGGGGGGCATTCTGTTGCACCTGCCCAGTCGTGAAATTATCGCCACGGGACTCTCTATGCCCCACTCGCCTCGGTGGTATCAGGGCAAATTGTGGCTACTCAACTCCGGCACCGGGGAGTTAGGTTATCTGGATCAGGAGCAATTTATTCCCTTGACCTTCTGTCCCGGATTTGTTCGCGGTTTGGCGTTCTGGAAAGACTATGCTTTTGTAGGACTATCGAAGTTGCGATCGTCTAACTTTACGGGCTTAGCATTAGAAGATCGTTTGACCCAAGAAGGGACCGTTGCTCAATGCGGGCTGATGGTGATTGATCTGCGCACGGGCGACATTATCCACCGCCTGATGCTCGAAGGAGTAGTGGAGGAGTTATTTGATGTCGTGGTGCTACCAGCGGTGTTACGCCCCAGAGCCTTAGGGTTTCAGGATGAAGACATTGAACGACTGATCACCTTCCCAGGTTCTCTCGGACTGATTACCACTAAGCCCACCGTGAAACGCCCTAGCCTGGGTCCAGTGGCTCCCATTGCGGGACTTCCCACTAAGGAGCGGGTCGCCCAGGAAAATGAAGCAGCGAGAATGCTAGAAGCATTGGAAGTTCGTTCTACTTTAGGGTCTAAACTAGACTCGGTGGAGATTAAATTTCAGCGGGTTTATCATCTCAATCCAGAAAGCTTAGAACCCTATGATGGGATGACGTTTCCCAGACTGCAACAACGTTGGCAACATCAACCTCAACGGGGCGAAGTGATCGGGGTTTCGGCTTCGGTATTGGGGGAGATGATCGGCTTTATCATTGCAGAGCTATTACCAGACTCCAAGGCGGAAATCATTTCGTTTTTCGTCGATCCTGGGTATCGACAAGGGGGTGTGGGCACAAAGATGCTGGCTTTCTTGGAGCGGGAGATAGAGTCCCAGAAGTTTGATCAAATTACCTTAGTTTACCCTCCGTCTCCGTTGGCCGAAAAGGCATTGACGGCAATGTTCCGTAAGTTGGGATGGTCATTACCCAGGGATCATTTTGATGGCTTAAAATCTTCTCAAAAGGTGTTATCGCCAAAAAATAGTGCTGTCGATGCACCGGCTAAACTAAAGTTTGAGGAGGGTAAACAAAAGGTTAAGGAGCAGAACTTAGAACAGGCGATCGTGTCTTTCCAATCCGCGATCGCGTTGCAACCGGATTATATTGCTGCCTATAATCAATTGGGAAATGTGCTGCAATTATTGGGTCGGTCTGAAGAAGCGATCGGTGCTTATCAAACAATATTGGAGATAAACCCTAATGTTGCGGTGGCCCATTGCAACTTGGGTAGTATTAGGCAAATGCAAGGGAAGGTTGCGGAGGCGATCGCTGCTTATCAACGGGCGATCCAACTCAAGCCTGATTTTACTTTGGCCCATCGCAATTTAAGCGGACTATTGGCGAGTCAAGGCAATTTACCGAAGCCAGGAAATAATTTCACGACTTAA
- a CDS encoding DEAD/DEAH box helicase family protein, with the protein MSKSFNTAGPCQADIHYMLSPTARLPELRSLIDQRNYFVIHAPRQVGKTTAMLALAQELTNSGDYTAVMLSLEVGAPFSQDPHKGEQAILEEWKQAIKFYLPKDLHPPYWPDSETDSALGTTLSEWAAHSPRPLVIFLDEIDSLMDNMLISILRQLRSGFPRRPKGFPHSLALIGMRDIRDYKVKSGGRDRLNTASPFNIKSESLTLANFSFEEVKNLYQQHTEATGQIFTPDAVQHTFYLTDGQPWLVNALARQAIQYLVKDVTKPITIEVIKHAKEILIKRQDTHLDSLAERLREDRVKAIIQPMLAGDNLSDTTEDNLRYVLDLGLCTRDQGGGLQIANPIYREVLPKVLSAITIASLTSITPSWLSPDGTLNAQSLLDSFLDFWRQHGEPLFKSVPYHEIAPHLVLMAFLHRVVNGGGSLEREYAIGSGRMDLCLRYGAVTLGMELKVWHPGKPDPLAKGLEQIDKYLSGLGLNTGWLVIFDRRPHLPPLADRTTTEAATTGGGRAIVVIRG; encoded by the coding sequence ATGTCCAAATCATTTAACACCGCTGGACCCTGCCAAGCCGACATCCACTATATGCTCTCCCCCACAGCGCGACTCCCGGAGTTACGATCGCTGATTGATCAACGGAATTACTTTGTGATCCATGCTCCCCGACAGGTGGGCAAAACCACCGCCATGTTAGCCCTAGCGCAAGAGTTAACCAACAGTGGGGACTATACCGCCGTGATGTTGTCCTTGGAAGTGGGGGCACCGTTTTCCCAAGATCCCCATAAAGGCGAGCAAGCTATTTTAGAAGAATGGAAACAAGCCATCAAATTCTACTTACCCAAAGATCTGCATCCACCGTACTGGCCAGATAGTGAAACTGACTCAGCCCTAGGTACAACGTTAAGTGAGTGGGCTGCGCACTCCCCCAGACCTCTTGTGATCTTTTTGGATGAAATTGATTCTTTGATGGATAATATGTTGATTTCTATTTTAAGACAATTGCGATCGGGTTTCCCCCGTCGTCCTAAGGGCTTTCCCCATTCTTTAGCATTGATTGGAATGCGGGATATACGAGACTATAAAGTTAAGTCTGGAGGACGCGATCGCCTCAATACTGCCAGCCCTTTTAACATTAAATCTGAATCTTTGACCCTGGCCAATTTTAGTTTTGAGGAGGTCAAAAACCTCTATCAACAACACACCGAAGCCACTGGGCAAATCTTTACTCCTGATGCGGTTCAACACACCTTTTATTTAACCGATGGACAACCTTGGCTCGTCAATGCTTTAGCCCGTCAAGCTATACAATATTTAGTGAAAGATGTTACGAAACCTATTACGATCGAAGTCATTAAACACGCTAAAGAAATTCTGATTAAACGCCAAGATACTCACCTCGACAGCCTTGCGGAGCGCTTGCGGGAAGATCGAGTTAAAGCCATTATTCAGCCAATGTTAGCGGGTGACAACTTATCCGATACGACGGAAGATAATTTACGATATGTCTTAGATTTGGGCTTATGCACCCGTGATCAAGGGGGTGGTTTGCAAATTGCCAACCCCATTTATCGAGAGGTCTTACCCAAGGTTTTATCGGCCATTACGATCGCCTCATTAACCTCAATTACTCCCTCCTGGCTCAGTCCTGACGGTACACTCAATGCTCAATCTTTACTGGATTCATTCCTGGATTTTTGGCGACAACATGGGGAACCCTTGTTCAAGAGTGTTCCGTACCATGAAATTGCGCCCCATTTGGTGTTGATGGCGTTTCTGCATCGGGTGGTTAATGGGGGTGGTAGTTTGGAACGCGAATATGCGATCGGGTCGGGTCGCATGGATTTGTGTTTGCGTTACGGTGCAGTGACCTTAGGGATGGAACTGAAAGTGTGGCACCCCGGCAAGCCCGATCCCCTAGCCAAAGGCTTAGAGCAGATCGACAAATATTTATCCGGTCTAGGCTTAAACACGGGTTGGCTCGTCATTTTCGATCGTCGTCCCCATCTCCCTCCCCTAGCCGATCGGACGACCACAGAAGCGGCAACCACTGGAGGGGGACGGGCGATCGTGGTGATTCGGGGTTAA
- a CDS encoding thioredoxin: protein MTIASISGRVLAPVPTLFATHSRGNHGGIAPTKIGESAKVK from the coding sequence GTGACGATCGCCTCGATCTCGGGTAGGGTTCTTGCCCCCGTGCCGACCCTCTTCGCGACCCACAGCCGGGGCAACCACGGGGGGATTGCCCCTACCAAAATCGGGGAATCTGCCAAGGTGAAATAG
- a CDS encoding IS1 family transposase (programmed frameshift), producing the protein MPKCCPKCDHPHFVKNGFVGETQRFKCKSCHYQFTTEQLERGKPLWMKLEAVLLYLGGLSLNATAKHLDVSVQSVLNWVRDFAKANYEKPEPEKVVVVELDEFWHFVGSKKRVWIWKAYDRDHGRLIDWELGDRDRETLEKLLERLSQWEVTVYCTDHWKGFEAPLGNHSEAHHVAIKTETLAIERNNSDQRHWFARFRRKSKVVSKSEEMVELTMALFAKFHVKGSIDLLRN; encoded by the exons ATGCCTAAGTGCTGCCCGAAATGTGATCACCCTCACTTTGTGAAAAATGGGTTTGTTGGGGAAACTCAGCGGTTTAAGTGTAAATCCTGTCACTACCAGTTCACGACGGAGCAACTGGAGCGAGGAAAACCGTTGTGGATGAAGTTAGAAGCAGTCCTGCTCTATCTCGGCGGTTTGTCCCTTAATGCCACGGCGAAGCATCTCGACGTATCCGTGCAGTCCGTGCTGAACTGGGTTCGAGACTTTGCTAAAGCGAACTATGAGAAGCCAGAACCTGAGAAAGTGGTTGTGGTCGAGTTAGATGAGTTCTGGCATTTTGTGGGGTCA AAAAAACGAGTTTGGATCTGGAAAGCATATGACCGTGATCATGGGCGACTCATTGACTGGGAACTGGGGGATCGTGATCGTGAGACCTTAGAAAAACTGTTGGAGCGTTTAAGCCAATGGGAGGTCACCGTATACTGTACAGACCATTGGAAAGGCTTTGAAGCTCCTCTGGGGAATCATTCGGAGGCCCATCATGTAGCCATCAAGACCGAGACTCTAGCCATTGAACGGAACAACTCAGACCAGCGCCATTGGTTTGCTCGCTTCAGAAGAAAAAGTAAGGTTGTCTCTAAAAGTGAGGAAATGGTCGAACTGACCATGGCATTATTTGCGAAGTTTCACGTCAAGGGCAGTATTGACTTGCTACGCAACTAG
- a CDS encoding ATP-binding protein, protein MSKSFNTAGPCQADIHYMLSPTARLPELKALIDGRNYFIIHAPRQVGKTTAMIALAKELTDRGDYAAVMLSVEVGSAFPDQPDMAEAAILDVWQDASKFWLPIDLHPPVWPEAPSGRKINAALGYWAQTSPRPLVVLIDEIDSLQNQTLISVLRQLRDGFPRRPQGFPHSLGLIGMRDVRDYKVKSGGSERLNTASPFNIKAESLTLSNFSFEEVQELYLQHTEATGQIFTPEAIHHAFYLTDGQPWLVNALARQATTVLVKDINQPITLEVINQAKEILIQRQDTHLDSLAERLREDRVKAIIQPMLAGSDLPDTPEDDRRFLLDLGLVKRSPLGGLVIANPIYQEVIPRVLSQGSQDSLPQIQPSWLNADHSLNPEKLLNAFLDFWRQHGEPLLKSAPYHEIAPHLVLMAFLHRVMNGGGTLEREYAIGSGRMDLCLRYGAVVMGMELKVWKPGKKDPLPQGLQQLDRYLAGLGLDTGWLVIFDRRPDLSPIEERTTTEEVVSPGGKTIVVIRG, encoded by the coding sequence ATGTCCAAATCATTTAACACCGCTGGACCCTGCCAAGCCGATATCCACTATATGCTCTCTCCCACAGCGCGACTCCCGGAGTTGAAAGCCTTAATTGATGGACGCAATTACTTCATCATCCACGCCCCGCGACAAGTGGGTAAAACTACCGCCATGATAGCTCTGGCAAAGGAACTAACTGATCGTGGCGATTATGCTGCCGTGATGCTGTCGGTGGAAGTAGGGAGTGCTTTTCCCGATCAACCCGATATGGCAGAAGCGGCTATTCTGGATGTCTGGCAGGATGCCAGTAAATTTTGGCTCCCTATAGATCTCCATCCTCCAGTCTGGCCAGAAGCTCCTTCAGGACGTAAAATTAATGCTGCATTGGGCTATTGGGCACAGACCTCTCCTCGTCCTTTGGTAGTGCTTATTGATGAAATTGATTCCCTACAAAATCAAACTCTGATTTCTGTTTTACGACAATTGCGAGACGGTTTCCCCCGTCGTCCCCAGGGATTTCCCCATTCTTTAGGCTTAATTGGAATGCGGGATGTGCGAGATTATAAAGTAAAATCTGGAGGAAGTGAGCGCCTGAATACTGCCAGTCCTTTTAATATTAAGGCAGAGTCTTTAACCCTCTCTAATTTTAGTTTTGAAGAAGTCCAGGAACTCTATCTACAACACACGGAAGCTACGGGACAAATCTTTACACCGGAAGCCATTCACCACGCCTTTTATTTAACCGATGGACAACCCTGGTTAGTGAATGCTTTAGCGCGTCAAGCCACAACTGTTTTAGTAAAAGATATCAATCAACCCATTACCCTTGAAGTGATTAACCAAGCTAAAGAAATTCTGATTCAGCGTCAAGATACTCACCTCGATAGCCTTGCAGAGCGCTTGCGGGAAGATCGGGTCAAAGCGATTATTCAACCCATGTTAGCGGGATCAGACTTACCGGATACCCCGGAGGACGATCGCCGTTTTCTACTAGATTTAGGCTTAGTCAAACGTAGTCCACTGGGTGGATTAGTCATTGCCAATCCCATTTACCAGGAAGTGATTCCCCGCGTATTATCTCAAGGCAGTCAAGATAGCTTGCCCCAAATTCAACCCAGTTGGTTAAACGCTGACCATAGCTTAAATCCTGAAAAACTCTTAAATGCCTTTCTAGACTTCTGGCGACAACATGGAGAGCCGTTACTCAAGAGTGCGCCGTACCATGAAATTGCCCCCCATTTAGTGTTAATGGCGTTCTTGCATCGGGTTATGAATGGTGGGGGTACGTTAGAGCGGGAGTACGCGATCGGTTCGGGGCGTATGGATCTTTGTTTGCGTTACGGTGCAGTGGTAATGGGCATGGAACTGAAGGTATGGAAGCCCGGTAAGAAAGATCCACTCCCCCAGGGACTGCAACAGTTAGATCGATATCTGGCAGGACTGGGACTCGATACAGGTTGGTTAGTGATCTTCGATCGTCGTCCTGATTTATCTCCCATTGAAGAGCGCACAACTACGGAAGAAGTGGTCAGTCCAGGGGGCAAAACGATCGTTGTGATTCGGGGTTAG